From a single Metopolophium dirhodum isolate CAU chromosome 6, ASM1992520v1, whole genome shotgun sequence genomic region:
- the LOC132946455 gene encoding ATP-dependent RNA helicase vasa-like has protein sequence MEETVVNSSDANKINQPAVGEWKNDENISYNDNYEQNIVETLNDTTLNDNSVPENVVIDTQENNCGFSNENTQDNWVTETDQKNHYGNKNNSGYRKGTGGYNKSNNGNNSYEKSYGNDSTSNNGHVRGRGRGRGRGFLKRYDEENESFRDEYGSGINNHGGNTAPGHRGRGRGFNRGRGGRRDQSGSGGWYGNCEDGHKKNENDKPKAPYIPPDIENEESISGIEAGLNFDKYNTIEVKVSGTNPPKSITSFHSSGLRTILLDNLSYCNFSTPTPIQNYAIPIIIDGRDLMASAQTGSGKTAAYVLPILHNLLKQPTQLIYDEHHCEPHVVIIAPTRELVSQISECVWKFSKGTDIRNGLLYGGTSVYHQKSKILQRGVHILTATPGRLIDFVEKGIVTFSSVKIFILDEADRMLDMGFKPDIEQVLTNSTMPSIESRQTVMFSATFPSEIQLMATTYLKSDYIFVAVGEIGGACKDVVQTVIEVTKFKKKNALLDVIKDMENCQGTIVFVERKKVADYTAAYLSEVDFPTTSIHGAREQPEREQALRDFKTNRMKILVATAVAARGLDIKGVNYVVNFDLPKTVEEYVHRIGRTGRLGNAGKAISFFDPESDGPLASELIRILKQADQEVPSFLKDASERIRARPAIDDFNDIRTNVDVTSNLVATEEEEEEW, from the exons ATGGAAGAAACTGTTGTTAATTCATCAGACGCTAATAAAATCAACCAGCCTGCTGTTGGCGAATGGAAAAACgatgaaaatatttcttataatgaTAACTATGAACAGAATATAGTAGAAACATTAAATGATACTACATTAAATGATAATTCGGTGCCTGAAAATGTCGTTATAGACACACAAGAAAATAACTGTGGTTTCTCTAATGAAAACACACAAGACAATTGGGTTACTGAAACTgatcaaaaaaatcattatggtaataaaaataactcagGATATCGGAAAGGAACAGGAGGATATAATAAATCCAACAATGGAAACAATTCTTATGAAAAATCATACGGTAATGATTCCACTTCAAATAATGGACATGTACGTGGCCGTGGCCGTGGTCGTGGTAGAGGTTTTTTAAAAAGATATGACGAAGAAAATGAATCATTTAGGGATGAATATGGCTCTGGTATTAATAATCATGGTGGTAACACTGCCCCAGGTCATCGAGGTCGAGGACGAGGGTTTAACCGTGGTAGAGGTGGAAGGCGAGATCAATCAGGATCAGGTGGCTGGTATGGGAATTGTGAAGATGGtcataaaaaaaacgaaaatgatAAACCAAAAGCACCGTATATTCCTCCTGATATTGAAAATGAAGAGTCTATTTCTGGAATTGAGGCAGGGCTTAATTTTGACaagtataatactattgaaGTAAAAGTGAGTGGAACTAACCCTCCAAAAAGTATAACATCTTTTCATAGTTCTGGTTTGCGCACTATTTTGCTAGACAACTTATCTTACTGTAATTTCTCTACACCAACTCCAATACAAAATTATGCGATACCTATTATCATTGATGGCAGAGATTTGATGGCCAGTGCTCAGACTGGTTCTGGAAAAAct gcaGCGTATGTCTTACCTATTTTGCATAATTTGCTGAAGCAACCAACACAGTTAATTTACGATGAACATCATTGTGAACCGCATGTAGTTATTATTGCACCTACAAGAGAGTTAGTTTCACAAATTAGTGAATGTGTATGGAAATTTAGTAAAGGAACTGATATTAGAAATGGACTACTGTATGGAGGTACATCTGTTTACcaccaaaaatctaaaatccttcag AGAGGAGTTCACATATTAACTGCTACACCAGGACGTCTGattgattttgttgaaaaagGTATTGTGACTTTCTCatcagttaaaatttttattttggatgAAGCAGACAGAATGTTGGATATGGGATTTAAACCTGATATAGAACAAGTATTAACAAATTCGACTATGCCTTCCATA GAATCGAGACAGACAGTTATGTTTTCTGCTACATTTCCAAGTGAAATACAACTTATGGCCACTACTTACTTGAAATCAGATTATATATTTGTAGCTGTTGGGGAAATAGGAGGAGCATGTAAAGATGTTGTGCAAACAGTAATAGAAGtcacaaagtttaaaaaaaaaaatgcattacttGATGTAATTAAAGATATGG aaaattgtcaAGGTACAATAGTGTTTGTTGAAAGAAAAAAAGTTGCGGATTATACAGCTGCTTATTTAAGTGAAGTGGATTTCCCTACTACAAGTATTCATGGTGCACGTGAGCAACCTGAACGAGAACAGGCATTAAGAGATTTCAAAACAAATAGAATGAAAATTCTAGTAGCCACTGCTGTTGCAGCTCGTGGATTAG ACATAAAAGGTGTGAATTATGTAGTGAACTTTGATCTACCAAAAACAGTTGAAGAGTATGTCCATCGGATTGGGCGTACTGGTAGATTAGGAAATGCTGGTAAAGCTATTTCATTTTTTGACCCAGAATCTGATGGTCCACTAGCTTCTGAATTAATTAGAATTCTCAAACAA gcaGATCAAGAAGTACCATCATTTTTAAAAGATGCTTCTGAACGTATTCGAGCTCGCCCGGCTATTGATGATTTCAACGATATAAGAACG aatgttgATGTCACATCCAACCTGGTTGCTACTGAAGAAGAAGAAGAGGAGTGGTAG
- the LOC132946319 gene encoding protein lin-7 homolog C gives MAVAGEPLNLAKDVKRAIELLEKLQKTGEVPVTKLAALQKVLQSDFLASVREVYEHVYETVDIQGSQDVRASATAKATVAAFAASEGHAHPRVVELPKTEEGLGFNVMGGREQNSPIYISRIIPSGVADRHGGLKRGDQLLSVNGVCVEGENHEKAVELLKQAQGSVKLVVRYTPKVLEEMEMRFDKQRAARRKQLNQ, from the exons ATGGCTGTGGCTGGAGAACCTTTGAACTTAGCAAAAG ATGTCAAACGTGCCATCGAACTGTTGGAAAAGCtccaaaaaa CTGGAGAAGTGCCGGTAACCAAATTAGCTGCGTTGCAAAAAGTACTGCAGAGCGACTTCTTAGCATCGGTGCGGGAAGTGTACGAACACGTTTATGAAACTGTTGATATACAAGGATCTCAG gATGTGCGTGCGTCAGCTACAGCTAAAGCAACCGTTGCCGCTTTTGCTGCTAGTGAAGGTCATGCTCATCCTAGAGTAGTGGAATTGCCCAAAACAGAAGAAGGGCTTGGATTTAATGTGATGGGTGGCCGAGAACAAAATTCTCCGATCTATATATCACGCATAATACCCAGTGGTGTAGCTGATAGACATGGTGGTTTAAAGCGAGGGGATCAACTTTTGTCAGTTAACGGAGTG tGCGTTGAAGGTGAAAATCACGAAAAAGCTGTAGAGCTATTAAAACAGGCCCAAGGATCTGTTAAATTAGTTGTCAGATACACACCAAAAGTTTTGGAAGAAATGGAAATGCGATTTGACAAGCAACGTGCTGCCCGAAGGAAGCAACTAAACCAATAA